The proteins below come from a single Bactrocera dorsalis isolate Fly_Bdor chromosome 5, ASM2337382v1, whole genome shotgun sequence genomic window:
- the LOC105231429 gene encoding adipokinetic hormone: MNSTRTQLFAAMFLLFLAVVNCQLTFSPDWGKRSVGGSVGGGAAGFFDTQPSGNCKTSNEMLLEIFRFVQAEAQLFLDCKHRE, from the exons ATGAACTCAACACGTACACAACTCTTCGCCGCCATGTTCTTGCTCTTCTTGGCTGTGGTCAACTGTCAG TTGACCTTCTCGCCAGACTGGGGCAAACGTTCGGTGGGCGGCAGCGTGGGTGGCGGCGCAGCTGGCTTCTTCGACACACAGCCCAGCGGCAATTGCAAGACTTCCAATGAGATGCTGCTCGAAATATTCCGCTTTGTACAG GCAGAGGCGCAACTTTTCCTGGACTGCAAGCATCGCGAGTAG